Proteins encoded by one window of Paenibacillus sp. DCT19:
- a CDS encoding DUF4132 domain-containing protein produces MITVDRGVEGLVEKFAVMCSQDYSLKTDRSDEIIEYVMGRTDKFPEMMGKSSHYVYYTIDMLTKLGKKDDGDVFFRAGAIVMHLESSYAKRNSWRTSAFEICISAAFSPYGLAGRSQTPDRMDQLVQRLNKIKQFAGEEEILEELNGRLKRAQWLLNNKENQGNYQDILQALMLLQLYSKLSDTASHAAQVQQYKQSLPPLLQYVMEDDSKKLRDELHTLIEPAIVRHMQGKHHSSAKILKDEPIQQKRSQLIAKYYPNTELSSKEQGSHSEFHQMMILLSSAVLYLINIHGGKQRFLEAETETGAVLLDTIQRLHEIYPLEIRQFLLGLDSRPKNANALLEGLVSLKEPYQLIELLRDELNAYMISWNTLHAAIVSQPEQAARAYEIIKTPFLKAVIQKIMEDNGLALANPEATMEEAVFNALRQPLDGGRQGLAIARYLNGETSLEEYWEDPNSRGLFNHLNRDRKRINNLISISFLPLDSEAMRRFAILTTHPDWTLDIISDMYSSYAFSGEKLLQRYGQDPQVKREQLLTSLFSLNGMTDYSYKSMPHDEYRRIIQQNLDYALSQYKKLPTDTRILILEIAFEQRDELSKEQLAEAIRAGLQDSSKKATSTALAEFNRIPDQELYTLIYRSEKKAAIKEMALSAIRSLENSKALYEELFKSEKSADWKNLIQILKETADQSPEFAHAALAEQADTKKLSRLGWLSLKDLPALIRLEDNQPLDDRIKQYALIQSVEHTSAPNERLNELREYISEESLARFVNELLHVWIQDSAPAKEKWVMYLAALFGDIQIVNILASQIKDWTENSRGAIAADAVKVLAYLKEPSALMAIDKIKRSVKNRQVKGAAEEALQLAADNLGLTSEQLEDRLVTTLGFDENGTLQLSYGERSFLIKVSSDLQVVVLNEETGKSVKSLPAPGQKDDAELAAKSKARFTQLKKELKSMVNIQAQRLEESLSKQRLWSAADWKDLFVRNVIMRKFAVGLIWGTYKDGELVDTFRYMEDGTFNTVDEDEYELASTTRVGLVHPLELEATTLEAWKTQLEDYEIKQPFEQLEREVHVVEDDDKNKVEYEHLPEAEFSPTALPKALEKYGWIKGPAQDGGWYHEFYKEYGDLVAELQFSGTSITYYDGLEEITLEGLHFFKPENNRSYYYGNNKAIPLGQISGRIFSETIYDILRATGR; encoded by the coding sequence ATGATTACAGTTGATCGCGGAGTTGAAGGTTTAGTCGAAAAGTTTGCAGTGATGTGCTCTCAAGACTATTCACTCAAAACAGACCGTAGTGATGAAATTATTGAATATGTTATGGGTCGTACAGACAAGTTTCCTGAGATGATGGGGAAATCAAGCCATTATGTTTATTATACGATTGATATGTTAACCAAGCTTGGTAAAAAGGATGACGGAGATGTGTTTTTCCGTGCAGGAGCTATAGTGATGCATTTGGAATCGAGCTATGCTAAACGTAATTCGTGGCGAACGAGTGCGTTTGAAATTTGTATTAGTGCGGCATTCTCACCGTATGGATTAGCTGGAAGAAGTCAGACTCCTGATCGTATGGATCAGTTAGTGCAACGATTGAACAAAATCAAGCAATTCGCTGGTGAAGAGGAAATCCTTGAAGAATTGAATGGCAGATTGAAGCGTGCACAGTGGCTCTTAAATAACAAAGAGAATCAGGGTAACTATCAGGATATCCTGCAAGCACTCATGTTATTACAACTGTACTCCAAGCTAAGTGACACTGCATCTCATGCTGCCCAGGTGCAACAATATAAGCAATCTCTGCCACCACTATTGCAATATGTGATGGAAGATGATTCGAAGAAGCTGCGGGATGAACTACATACATTAATTGAGCCTGCAATCGTGCGTCATATGCAAGGAAAGCATCACAGCTCTGCCAAAATACTGAAGGATGAGCCTATACAGCAAAAGCGCAGTCAGCTTATAGCTAAGTATTATCCGAATACTGAACTCTCTTCCAAAGAACAAGGCTCACATAGTGAGTTTCATCAAATGATGATACTGCTCAGCAGCGCTGTGCTGTATCTGATTAACATACATGGAGGCAAACAGCGATTCCTTGAGGCTGAGACAGAGACGGGAGCTGTTTTGCTAGATACCATCCAACGGTTACATGAAATATATCCTCTCGAAATTCGTCAGTTTTTGCTCGGCTTGGACTCCAGACCGAAGAATGCAAATGCGCTGCTTGAAGGACTGGTCTCCTTAAAGGAGCCTTACCAGTTGATTGAATTGTTACGTGATGAACTCAATGCATACATGATATCTTGGAATACGCTACATGCGGCTATTGTGAGTCAGCCTGAGCAAGCAGCACGAGCGTATGAGATCATCAAGACTCCTTTCCTCAAAGCGGTCATTCAAAAAATAATGGAAGATAACGGATTGGCATTAGCTAATCCTGAAGCGACGATGGAGGAGGCTGTGTTCAACGCTCTTCGTCAGCCTTTGGATGGAGGAAGACAGGGGCTTGCGATTGCCCGGTATTTAAATGGTGAAACGTCACTAGAAGAATATTGGGAAGATCCAAACAGTCGCGGACTGTTTAATCATCTGAATCGGGATCGAAAACGAATTAACAATCTGATCAGCATTAGCTTTCTGCCACTTGATTCGGAAGCGATGCGCCGGTTCGCCATCTTGACGACTCATCCGGATTGGACGCTGGATATTATCTCGGATATGTATAGTTCTTATGCTTTCAGTGGTGAGAAGCTGCTGCAACGTTATGGACAAGACCCTCAGGTGAAGCGTGAACAATTGCTTACTAGCCTGTTCTCGCTTAATGGGATGACGGATTACAGCTACAAATCGATGCCACATGATGAATATCGCCGTATCATTCAGCAGAATTTGGATTATGCGCTCTCACAATATAAAAAGCTACCTACAGATACGCGCATTTTGATACTTGAAATTGCTTTTGAACAACGTGACGAGCTTTCGAAGGAACAGCTGGCTGAGGCAATTCGTGCCGGACTACAGGATTCTTCCAAAAAAGCAACGAGTACTGCGTTAGCTGAATTCAACCGTATACCGGATCAAGAATTATATACGTTGATATATCGCTCAGAGAAAAAAGCAGCAATCAAAGAGATGGCTCTATCTGCAATCCGATCACTGGAAAACAGCAAGGCATTGTACGAGGAACTGTTCAAGAGCGAGAAATCGGCGGACTGGAAAAACCTTATTCAAATCCTGAAAGAAACTGCAGATCAGAGTCCAGAGTTTGCACACGCTGCGCTTGCTGAACAAGCAGATACCAAAAAGCTATCCAGACTCGGATGGTTATCTCTGAAAGATTTACCTGCACTAATCCGTTTAGAGGACAATCAGCCGCTAGATGACCGCATCAAACAGTATGCCTTGATACAATCGGTTGAACATACATCTGCTCCGAATGAACGACTTAATGAACTTCGCGAATATATTAGCGAGGAATCGTTGGCACGTTTTGTGAATGAGTTACTTCATGTGTGGATTCAAGATAGCGCTCCTGCGAAGGAGAAATGGGTGATGTACCTTGCAGCACTCTTTGGTGATATTCAGATTGTGAATATATTGGCTTCCCAGATCAAGGATTGGACTGAAAATAGTCGGGGTGCAATTGCGGCAGATGCTGTAAAAGTACTTGCTTACCTGAAAGAGCCTTCTGCTCTGATGGCAATTGACAAAATTAAACGTAGTGTGAAGAATCGTCAGGTTAAAGGTGCCGCAGAGGAAGCGTTACAGCTTGCAGCCGACAACCTGGGACTCACTTCGGAGCAACTGGAAGATCGATTGGTTACAACTCTCGGATTCGATGAGAATGGTACGTTACAGCTCAGTTACGGGGAGCGGTCATTCCTCATCAAGGTGAGCAGTGATCTGCAGGTCGTCGTGCTGAATGAAGAAACAGGCAAATCCGTGAAAAGTCTGCCTGCTCCAGGGCAAAAAGATGATGCTGAGCTTGCTGCTAAATCAAAGGCACGCTTTACACAGTTGAAGAAGGAACTTAAATCCATGGTTAATATTCAGGCACAACGACTTGAAGAGTCATTGTCCAAGCAACGTCTATGGTCTGCAGCGGACTGGAAAGACCTATTCGTTCGCAATGTCATCATGCGTAAATTCGCTGTTGGTCTGATCTGGGGAACGTATAAAGATGGAGAGCTTGTAGACACGTTCCGTTATATGGAAGACGGCACATTTAATACGGTGGACGAGGACGAATACGAGCTTGCTTCGACTACACGTGTTGGACTCGTGCACCCACTTGAACTTGAGGCAACTACGTTAGAAGCATGGAAGACACAACTAGAGGATTATGAGATCAAACAACCGTTTGAGCAGCTGGAACGTGAAGTACATGTCGTTGAGGATGATGACAAAAATAAAGTTGAATATGAGCACTTGCCAGAAGCCGAATTCTCGCCAACTGCTCTGCCAAAAGCATTGGAGAAGTACGGATGGATCAAAGGTCCAGCACAGGATGGTGGCTGGTATCATGAATTTTACAAGGAATATGGAGACCTCGTTGCAGAACTACAGTTCAGTGGCACTAGCATCACGTATTATGATGGGTTGGAAGAGATTACACTTGAAGGGCTACACTTCTTCAAGCCGGAGAATAACAGATCCTATTATTATGGCAATAACAAAGCCATTCCGCTCGGACAGATATCTGGACGCATATTTAGTGAGACCATCTATGATATTTTGAGAGCAACGGGGCGTTGA
- a CDS encoding cytochrome P450, protein MNMNESSQPEFFTKEFTQNPYPVYENLRKNDPIYKVMFPSGEFGWIITRYDDAVEILKDSRLSKDVAKRYGAENQSIFVNNMLFSDPPDHRRLRGLVQKAFTPKWIAGMRDHIQSIADNLLDQLESRDQMNLIDDYAFPLPIIVISEILGVPLEDQDKFRMWSNTIIDATSSEHAEMFEQHAQEFIEYLNAWFDKVRKEPGNDLISQLVVAEEAGEKLTENELLGVVALLIIAGHETTVNLIGNGILALLEHPSQRDLLIEQPELIHQAIEEMLRYNGPVEFSTSRWALEDIEFRGQHIAQGELVIVALDSANRDEQQFQDADVFDITREKSPHLAFGKGIHLCLGAPLARLEGEIAVMTLLRRFPNMQLQADVDQLEWRPGMIVRGVKEIPLQL, encoded by the coding sequence TTGAACATGAATGAATCTTCTCAACCGGAGTTTTTTACTAAAGAATTTACACAGAACCCTTATCCCGTATATGAAAATCTTAGAAAGAACGATCCGATCTATAAAGTGATGTTCCCGAGTGGTGAGTTCGGCTGGATCATTACGCGATATGATGATGCTGTTGAGATCCTGAAAGATTCACGTCTGAGTAAAGATGTGGCTAAACGGTATGGAGCTGAGAACCAGAGCATTTTTGTCAATAATATGTTATTCTCCGATCCGCCGGATCACCGCCGTTTACGTGGACTTGTGCAGAAAGCGTTCACTCCCAAATGGATTGCAGGTATGAGAGATCATATTCAATCTATCGCAGACAATCTACTCGATCAGCTAGAATCCAGGGATCAAATGAACCTGATTGATGATTATGCTTTTCCGCTACCCATCATCGTGATTAGTGAAATCCTCGGTGTTCCACTGGAAGATCAGGATAAATTCCGGATGTGGTCGAACACAATCATTGATGCAACGAGCTCTGAGCACGCCGAGATGTTTGAACAGCATGCCCAAGAGTTTATTGAATATCTAAATGCTTGGTTTGATAAGGTGCGTAAAGAGCCTGGGAATGATCTCATCAGTCAATTAGTCGTTGCGGAAGAAGCTGGTGAAAAGTTAACAGAGAACGAGCTGTTAGGCGTTGTTGCGCTACTCATTATTGCTGGACATGAGACAACAGTTAATCTCATTGGCAATGGTATCCTAGCTTTATTAGAACACCCGAGTCAGCGAGACCTTCTTATTGAACAACCCGAGCTGATTCATCAAGCCATTGAAGAAATGCTCCGTTATAACGGACCTGTTGAATTTAGCACATCGCGCTGGGCATTAGAGGATATAGAGTTCCGTGGTCAACATATTGCTCAAGGTGAGCTTGTGATAGTTGCCCTGGATTCTGCGAATCGAGATGAGCAGCAATTCCAAGATGCAGACGTATTCGACATCACGCGTGAGAAGAGTCCACATTTAGCTTTTGGAAAAGGAATTCATCTCTGTCTTGGGGCTCCATTAGCCCGTCTGGAGGGGGAGATCGCTGTGATGACACTCCTACGTCGATTCCCTAATATGCAGCTTCAAGCTGACGTGGATCAGCTTGAATGGAGACCCGGGATGATCGTCCGCGGAGTGAAAGAGATTCCGTTACAACTCTAA
- a CDS encoding aldo/keto reductase family oxidoreductase: protein MSNPQLPLHHHHIPASPLVLGCMRFGGEWDGLPITDDLVYEGHQAVEAALEIGINHYDLADIYTRGKAEHVFGRILTESAGLREQIIIQSKCGIRLVGDDDGPQRYDSSGSHILASVDGILQRLGVDYLDILLLHRPDPLAHPQEIAESLAKLHHSGKVRHFGVSNMGSEQIRLLQSYSNIPFIVNQLEMSLDKIGFVEAGVTVNRPQALHNVFPYGTMEFCQSEHIQLQAWGALAQGRFTGRVVDGQRPEIEATAQLVERMAKERGVTSEAIVLAWLMKHPAGIQPIIGSIRPERIRACKDAVQTELTRYDWYELYSASCGRRM, encoded by the coding sequence ATGTCTAATCCTCAATTACCACTGCATCATCATCATATCCCTGCAAGTCCTCTTGTCCTTGGCTGTATGCGGTTTGGAGGCGAGTGGGATGGGCTCCCGATTACCGATGATCTAGTCTACGAGGGACACCAGGCCGTAGAAGCAGCACTTGAGATTGGCATTAATCATTATGATCTGGCGGATATTTATACACGAGGCAAGGCGGAGCATGTGTTTGGACGTATATTAACAGAGTCAGCCGGCTTAAGGGAACAGATCATCATTCAATCCAAGTGTGGCATCCGTCTCGTTGGTGATGATGATGGCCCCCAACGTTACGATTCATCAGGTTCACATATCCTGGCCAGTGTGGATGGTATCCTTCAACGTCTCGGTGTCGATTATTTGGATATTTTACTGTTACACCGTCCAGACCCGCTTGCACACCCGCAAGAGATTGCAGAATCCTTGGCTAAGCTCCATCATTCCGGTAAGGTAAGGCACTTCGGTGTTTCCAACATGGGCTCAGAGCAGATTCGTCTCCTGCAGTCCTATAGCAACATACCTTTTATCGTGAATCAGCTTGAGATGAGCTTAGATAAAATTGGTTTTGTCGAAGCTGGGGTTACCGTGAATCGCCCTCAAGCGCTTCATAATGTATTTCCTTATGGAACAATGGAGTTCTGTCAATCGGAGCATATTCAGCTCCAAGCTTGGGGTGCACTTGCTCAAGGACGTTTTACAGGAAGAGTGGTTGATGGGCAACGCCCAGAGATTGAAGCTACAGCTCAACTTGTTGAACGTATGGCGAAGGAACGTGGTGTTACATCCGAGGCTATTGTACTTGCATGGTTGATGAAACACCCTGCGGGTATCCAGCCTATTATCGGCTCGATCCGACCAGAGCGTATTAGAGCCTGCAAGGATGCGGTTCAAACCGAACTAACACGCTACGATTGGTATGAACTGTACTCGGCTTCTTGTGGACGGAGGATGTAG
- a CDS encoding DUF5682 family protein → MDRLEEVRQQELEHVETLFDSQVYNLNNDTIYFPIRHHSPACSYHLLRLIKEYKPDTILIEGPESGNPYLEVLSDEATIPPISLYYTYETDQTREACYYPMLRYSPEYVALKEASRLGIPAHFIDLDYHHFSKPREQEQQHVSVQDETLLAGSDFILRLCHKTNCRSFDELWEKVFEIAGLEKTTQAFVQDVFTYCTLSRMCYSDEQLQRTGDLAREAHMKQRIQEAKLVFDRVLVITGGFHTYGLVMPDTNSTSSDNANISRSSLKPETEPLRKQMYPMVYTFAEADRLNGYASGMPYVNYYEQIWNHILRHNQSPYHATAVEVLSKLTRKLRENHEYVSTSDAIEAYSMIQGLASLRGKREGGVYELMDGALSAFVKGELTLATDKPLQELQHVLTGDVIGAVAPNQYSIPIVEDFKERCNEAKLQLRTTGQHKKVLDLYAKPEHRKLSQLFECTTYLVPDFARRQAGPDWVAQRDMNLVRETWVYAYSSRVEARLIENSLYGGTIQEAATRKMEEAMSDIPDHHSGELARAMLQAMLMGLQSTSKQLVEKVRSALRTDGNFLSLCASLRILHRIHQHRRLLGLFEDQQLPAMVLEAYNNAVDKLLHLSRTNPDEHEAIIQGLKLLAMLAESSEERYLDDTFRIHLNELLTDHQLPAQLEGVCIAISSGLGDRPRHEIVERARGYIHGAPEQMRQTALYLQGVFAIARDAFLYEDELLHELNLLIEQLPLDEFMSMVPELRLAFTYFTPMETGLIADRVASLHQVQSEELGRAPIDEQLLQAARSWDEAMRKEFGAWKLT, encoded by the coding sequence ATGGATCGGTTAGAAGAGGTTCGGCAGCAAGAGCTTGAACATGTCGAGACGTTGTTTGATTCTCAGGTGTACAACCTGAACAATGACACGATCTATTTTCCTATACGTCATCATAGTCCAGCGTGTTCTTATCATTTGCTACGATTAATAAAAGAGTATAAGCCGGATACCATCCTCATTGAAGGACCGGAGAGCGGTAATCCTTATCTTGAAGTATTAAGTGATGAAGCTACCATTCCACCGATTAGCTTGTATTACACCTATGAGACGGATCAAACGAGAGAAGCCTGCTATTATCCCATGCTGCGATATTCACCCGAGTATGTAGCTCTGAAGGAGGCCTCACGGCTTGGCATCCCAGCTCATTTCATTGACTTGGATTATCATCATTTCTCGAAACCGAGAGAACAAGAGCAACAGCACGTATCCGTTCAGGATGAAACATTGCTTGCAGGATCTGACTTTATTCTTCGGTTGTGCCACAAAACGAATTGTCGTAGCTTCGATGAATTGTGGGAGAAAGTATTTGAGATTGCAGGGCTTGAGAAAACAACGCAAGCATTTGTGCAGGATGTATTTACCTATTGCACACTATCTCGTATGTGTTATTCAGATGAGCAACTGCAACGTACAGGGGATCTCGCAAGAGAAGCTCATATGAAACAACGTATACAAGAGGCTAAGCTGGTATTTGACCGTGTGCTGGTGATTACGGGAGGGTTCCATACCTATGGGCTTGTTATGCCAGACACGAATTCAACCAGCTCCGATAACGCTAATATATCCCGATCTTCTCTCAAGCCCGAGACGGAACCCTTGCGGAAGCAAATGTATCCGATGGTTTATACATTCGCTGAAGCGGATCGATTAAATGGATATGCAAGCGGGATGCCTTATGTCAATTATTACGAACAGATCTGGAATCACATCCTTCGTCATAACCAGTCACCCTATCATGCAACGGCTGTGGAGGTTTTATCTAAACTTACACGCAAGCTTCGTGAAAATCATGAGTATGTATCTACAAGCGATGCAATTGAAGCTTATAGCATGATTCAGGGACTCGCGTCACTGCGTGGCAAGAGAGAAGGCGGAGTTTACGAGTTGATGGATGGTGCATTATCTGCTTTTGTAAAAGGTGAACTTACGTTAGCTACAGATAAACCGCTACAAGAGCTTCAACATGTGCTAACCGGGGATGTCATCGGCGCGGTTGCACCGAACCAATATAGTATTCCGATTGTTGAAGACTTCAAAGAGCGCTGCAATGAGGCTAAGCTCCAGCTTCGAACGACGGGCCAACACAAGAAAGTGTTAGATCTGTACGCGAAGCCTGAACATCGCAAGCTCAGTCAATTATTTGAATGTACGACGTATCTAGTCCCGGACTTTGCCAGACGTCAGGCAGGCCCGGATTGGGTTGCACAGCGTGATATGAATTTGGTTCGAGAGACGTGGGTGTATGCATATTCCTCCAGAGTCGAAGCACGTTTGATCGAAAATTCGCTATATGGAGGGACGATTCAGGAAGCGGCAACACGGAAGATGGAAGAAGCGATGAGTGACATTCCAGACCATCATAGCGGGGAGCTTGCGAGAGCGATGCTGCAAGCCATGCTGATGGGATTACAAAGTACCTCAAAACAATTGGTTGAGAAGGTGCGAAGTGCGCTCAGAACGGATGGTAACTTCCTATCCTTGTGTGCCAGTCTTCGAATTCTGCACCGTATTCATCAGCATCGCAGACTCCTTGGTCTATTCGAGGATCAGCAGTTGCCTGCTATGGTGCTCGAAGCATATAACAACGCTGTGGACAAGCTGTTACATCTCTCTAGAACGAACCCCGATGAGCATGAAGCAATCATTCAAGGGTTGAAGCTGCTTGCTATGCTGGCAGAATCCTCGGAGGAACGTTATCTAGATGACACATTCAGAATACATCTGAATGAACTATTAACGGATCATCAGCTTCCTGCTCAATTGGAAGGCGTATGTATTGCCATTTCTTCAGGACTTGGTGATCGGCCAAGGCATGAAATTGTAGAACGAGCACGTGGTTATATCCATGGGGCTCCGGAACAGATGCGCCAGACTGCTCTTTATTTGCAAGGTGTATTTGCCATAGCTCGTGATGCCTTCTTATATGAAGATGAACTATTACATGAACTAAATCTTCTAATTGAGCAGCTCCCACTGGATGAATTTATGAGTATGGTACCTGAGCTGCGGCTCGCGTTCACCTATTTCACACCGATGGAGACGGGTCTCATCGCTGATAGAGTCGCAAGTCTGCACCAAGTTCAATCCGAGGAATTAGGGCGAGCCCCAATAGATGAACAACTACTACAAGCGGCTAGATCATGGGATGAAGCGATGCGAAAGGAGTTTGGCGCATGGAAGCTGACCTGA
- a CDS encoding ribosomal protein L7/L12, with the protein MEMNTMIFIVFLLFMLISLVRMASLQRQVNELKRDVERLENGAGVPSNVSAPLTSSLSQQQGSSSSFTASSSTIDAAPSELDQELLSLLQKDQKIKAIKRLREARGLSLKEAKDYVESLDR; encoded by the coding sequence ATGGAAATGAACACAATGATATTCATCGTATTTTTGCTATTCATGTTAATCTCGCTAGTCCGGATGGCCAGCTTACAGCGGCAGGTGAATGAATTGAAAAGAGATGTTGAGCGTTTGGAAAATGGTGCCGGTGTGCCGTCAAATGTTTCAGCTCCATTAACCTCATCCTTATCTCAGCAGCAAGGTTCATCATCGTCGTTCACTGCTTCATCTTCGACAATAGACGCAGCGCCTTCGGAATTAGATCAGGAACTGCTCTCCCTGCTTCAGAAGGATCAGAAAATTAAGGCAATCAAGCGACTTCGTGAAGCTAGAGGATTATCTCTTAAAGAAGCCAAAGATTATGTAGAATCCTTGGATCGTTAA
- a CDS encoding MFS transporter has translation MSNTWKIYVLALVSFLVGTSEYVIAGILDRIADTMNISLVAAGQLISIFSLVYALGTPLLVALTSRIDRRKLLIYSLGLFVLANLFAYALPGFGLFVVARVFMALGAGVVVVTALTVAAKIASEGKQASAIATVVTGFTGSLIIGVPLGRLVAASWDWKLIFVGISVLGILAMIVIALTIPSSEGEAPIPLKKQLALLKQPRILFALFVTFFWLGGYSIAYTYISPYLLSVANMNETLLSSALLAFGIASLIGSKIGGYSTDRWGVKRTLLLGMSLHIVSLISLNFSSQSTIALLIILVLWSFAAWSSGPTQQYKLVTMAPESSGIMLSLNSSVMQLAMAAGAGIGGIAVSQISIQSITWIGAVGVVVAIVIMMISYHAASSNTKESTPEAT, from the coding sequence ATGTCTAACACTTGGAAAATTTATGTTCTAGCTCTGGTTAGCTTTCTTGTAGGAACATCTGAATATGTCATCGCAGGTATTCTTGATCGGATTGCTGATACCATGAACATTTCACTCGTTGCTGCAGGGCAACTTATTTCAATCTTTTCACTTGTATATGCATTAGGTACGCCCTTACTTGTGGCTCTGACATCTCGGATTGACCGACGTAAGTTACTCATCTATTCCCTTGGTTTATTTGTACTAGCAAATCTATTTGCTTATGCCCTACCTGGATTTGGACTTTTTGTTGTTGCTCGGGTATTCATGGCGCTTGGGGCTGGAGTTGTTGTTGTAACTGCATTAACGGTTGCGGCCAAAATTGCAAGTGAAGGGAAACAAGCGAGTGCAATCGCAACAGTTGTTACAGGATTTACGGGATCTCTTATTATAGGTGTGCCTTTAGGCAGATTAGTTGCTGCATCATGGGACTGGAAGCTGATTTTTGTAGGGATCTCTGTTCTAGGTATTCTCGCTATGATCGTTATTGCATTGACCATTCCATCATCTGAAGGGGAAGCACCTATACCGTTGAAAAAACAATTAGCTTTGTTGAAGCAACCACGTATCTTATTTGCACTGTTCGTAACATTTTTCTGGTTAGGTGGTTACTCCATCGCTTATACGTACATCTCTCCATACTTGCTTTCCGTTGCTAATATGAATGAAACCTTGCTTAGCTCAGCTTTACTTGCATTTGGCATTGCCAGTTTAATTGGATCTAAGATTGGTGGTTATAGTACAGATCGTTGGGGTGTAAAACGTACTCTTCTACTAGGAATGTCATTACACATCGTGAGTTTAATCTCACTGAATTTCAGTTCTCAATCAACAATTGCTCTACTTATTATATTGGTGTTATGGTCTTTTGCTGCGTGGTCATCGGGACCTACACAACAATATAAACTAGTTACGATGGCGCCTGAATCCTCTGGTATTATGTTGAGCTTAAATAGTTCAGTAATGCAACTCGCGATGGCTGCTGGGGCTGGAATTGGTGGTATCGCAGTCAGTCAGATTTCCATCCAATCCATTACGTGGATTGGAGCTGTTGGTGTAGTTGTGGCAATTGTTATCATGATGATCTCCTATCATGCTGCTTCCTCTAACACTAAAGAGAGTACGCCTGAAGCTACCTAA
- a CDS encoding VWA domain-containing protein, whose product MEADLNKEVSTNDELHGVDGSKEVRNTTETINRWRLILGDSAEEGLSNNEAFDSKNFHYHEVDEILGYLYNREYGEEQGYRKTGGQGASDLTVPKWLHKVRELFPKTTVEILEKQALDRYGLTELLTDKKLLESLEPNMNLLKNIMQFKGRMKGDVLRSAKEIVRTVVEELRSKLESQTRASILGKRSRYTSSSVRSLRNLNFKRTITRNLKNYDKNKRRFVIDRLYFDGSTQNHNKWDIIIAVDESGSMMDSVIYSSVMASIFYRLNALRTKLFIFDTQVVDLSNRLEDPVDVLMNVQLGGGTHIAKALRYGETLIDNPGKTIYILVSDLEEGFHINHMYQACKDIIDAGCKLLVLTALDFNGDSVYNKHAAQTLTNMGAHVAAITPNELADWIGEIIT is encoded by the coding sequence ATGGAAGCTGACCTGAATAAAGAGGTATCGACAAACGATGAGCTGCATGGTGTTGACGGATCTAAGGAGGTACGCAATACAACCGAGACCATTAACCGCTGGCGACTCATTCTTGGTGATTCAGCAGAGGAAGGTTTGTCTAATAACGAAGCGTTTGATTCCAAGAATTTTCATTATCACGAAGTTGATGAGATTCTAGGTTATTTGTATAACCGTGAGTATGGTGAGGAACAAGGGTACCGCAAAACAGGTGGACAAGGTGCTTCTGATCTGACGGTGCCCAAATGGCTTCATAAAGTTAGAGAGCTCTTTCCTAAAACGACGGTCGAAATTCTCGAAAAGCAAGCACTTGACCGTTACGGCTTAACGGAGTTATTAACCGACAAGAAGCTGTTAGAATCCCTTGAACCAAATATGAATCTGCTCAAAAACATCATGCAGTTCAAAGGTCGAATGAAGGGCGATGTACTTCGTAGTGCCAAAGAAATTGTGCGCACCGTGGTTGAGGAGCTTCGCAGTAAGCTAGAATCTCAGACCCGGGCTAGCATCCTAGGGAAACGCAGTCGTTACACATCTAGCTCGGTACGATCTTTGCGTAATCTGAATTTCAAACGAACGATCACCCGGAATTTGAAAAATTACGATAAAAATAAACGAAGATTCGTAATAGATCGTCTGTACTTTGACGGTTCGACACAGAACCATAACAAGTGGGACATTATCATTGCTGTCGATGAGAGTGGAAGTATGATGGACTCCGTCATCTATAGCTCGGTTATGGCAAGTATTTTCTATCGCTTGAATGCACTTCGTACGAAATTATTTATATTTGATACCCAGGTCGTTGATCTAAGTAACCGATTGGAAGATCCCGTGGATGTTCTCATGAATGTACAGCTTGGTGGGGGAACGCATATCGCCAAAGCATTAAGATACGGTGAGACGTTAATTGATAACCCTGGCAAAACGATCTATATTCTCGTCAGTGACCTGGAAGAAGGATTCCACATCAACCACATGTACCAAGCGTGTAAAGATATTATTGATGCGGGCTGCAAATTGCTCGTGCTCACAGCACTTGATTTCAATGGAGACTCAGTCTACAACAAACATGCCGCCCAGACACTCACGAATATGGGTGCGCATGTTGCAGCCATTACCCCGAATGAACTAGCCGATTGGATTGGCGAGATTATCACGTAA